In Zea mays cultivar B73 chromosome 7, Zm-B73-REFERENCE-NAM-5.0, whole genome shotgun sequence, the following proteins share a genomic window:
- the LOC100193042 gene encoding uncharacterized protein LOC100193042 encodes MLAYLLHGPAAAIAAAPSAFLLRSLPPAKTPFLSSLPRPVSPRRAAAAAFAFNPAAAAAPIVASLLEGPVLVWAGRLCLYYALLHVGLAGSPRNPFLSHEIGGEDGAGDSDLGFSKWAEKLRGGASGEKDAQHKRKLTSKWKPTTKGTLKRTYRVRSTDEGRRILKEIASVLSQDDHFVDASSHKGCQIRRESAHGESVCCYNVRALFDELPTPHLLLEITPFPAGQLTDNDYRKAERLEMVLRLSTSI; translated from the exons ATGCTCGCCTACCTCCTCCACGGCCCAGCCGCCGCCATCGCCGCGGCGCCCAGCGCCTTCCTCCTCCGCTCCCTCCCGCCGGCGAAGACCCCGTTCCTATCCTCTCTCCCGCGCCCGGTCTCGCCGAGGCGCGCTGCCGCAGCCGCGTTCGCCTTCAACCCCGCTGCCGCAGCGGCCCCCATCGTGGCGTCGCTGCTCGAGGGCCCCGTGCTGGTCTGGGCCGGCCGGCTCTGCCTCTACTACGCGCTCCTCCACGTCGGGCTCGCCGGCTCCCCGCGCAACCCCTTCCTCTCTCACG AGATCGGCGGCGAGGACGGCGCCGGGGATAGCGACCTAGGGTTCTCCAAGTGGGCCGAGAAGCTCCGTGGCGGTGCCTCAG GTGAAAAAGATGCTCAGCATAAGAGAAAGCTAACTAGCAAATGGAAGCCCACGACCAAAGGCACACTGAAGAGAACCTACCGAGTACGTTCAACGGATGAAGGAAGGCGGATCCTGAAGGAGATTGCTTCAGTTCTGTCCCAAGATGATCATTTTGTGGATGCTTCGTCTCACAAG GGTTGCCAAATTAGGAGGGAAAGTGCTCATGGCGAAAGTGTTTGCTGCTACAACGTGAGAGCGTTGTTCGATGAGCTTCCAACTCCTCACTTGCTTCTGGAGATAACACCGTTTCCTGCTGGACAACTTACGGACAACGACTACCGTAAGGCAGAGAGGCTTGAGATGGTCCTGAGGCTCAGCACTTCTATTTAA